A segment of the Triticum urartu cultivar G1812 chromosome 1, Tu2.1, whole genome shotgun sequence genome:
CACCCTCTctccccgccccgccccgccgccggcgccgccgctaTTCTCCGGCCGCCTCCTCACCGCGCAGCCCCCCCGCCGTCCATACCAAACCACGTCTCGACATGGCCGCCACCACGCCCGCGCTTCCGCCGTAGTTTTGGTCGTCGATCGGAGGAGGTTTGGCCATCGCCGTCCTTGCCGATGGCAGAGGGGACACGACTGCCGGCGACGTACCACGGCGGCCGAGGCAGATTCCGACGAGAGCTCCAGAGCGGCCTGTAGCCGGCCGGCAACCAACCTGCTACGTCGAGGTGATCATCGCGGCCTCTTCGCCACCACGACCGCAAGGTGTTCGACCTTTTGCCAACAAAGGTATGGACAGTGGAGACGAGTTTTTCTTCCATCACTTCCTTTGTTCATCGGACGATTCGTCGTCGGATGATGAAAATCTTGTGGTGGCTGCACTGGTCGTTCACGACCATATTCAACGGCAGCTTCCTCGGTACAGGGGGTCACTCTCTGGCCGTGCTCCCAACCTGAACCGCAACAGGGAGAGAGGCCACGCCCTGCTCTATGCAGATTACTTTGCCAACACCCCGCTCTTCAGGCCGGATAAATTTCGTCGCCGTTTTCGTATGGCAAGGCATGTGTTCAATCGTATCCGAGAGGGAGTGGTTGCTCATGACCCATACTTCGAGTGCAAGACGGATGCCCTTGGCAAGATTGAATTCTCCTCCTACCAGAAATGCACCGCGGCCATCCGCATGCTTGCATATAGAATTCCAGGCGATTTGGTGGATGAGTATGTGTGCATGAGTGAGACAACATGTCTGATGTCAATGTACAAGTTTTGCCAGGCTGTGATCGAGGTCTTTGGTCCAGAGTACTTGAGGCAGCCAACTGCCGCTGATACAGAGAGATTGTTGGCGACCAACGCAGCTAGAGGCTTTCCAGGTatgcttggcagcatagattgtatgcactgggagtggaagaactgtccatttgcttggcagggccaGTACAAGGGGCATGTTAACGGGTGCACTGTCATATTAGAAGCGGTGGCATCACAAGATCTTTGGATATGGCATTCTTTCTTCGGCACGACAGGttctcacaatgatatcaacgtgctgcAGCGTTCTCCAGTCTTCGCGAGGCTTGCAGAAGGCCACTCCTCACCTGTCAACTTTGAGATCAACGGCCACCATTACAACAAGGGATACTATCTAGCAGATGGTATATATCCTCAGTGGTCAACTTTTGTGAAGACAATCTCGAAACCCCAAGGTGAGAAGAGAAAGAGATTTGCTCAAATGCAAGAGAGTGTTAGAAAGGATGTGGAACGTGCTTTTGGTGTGCTTCAATCCCGGTGGGGTATCGTTTGAAACCCTGCACTGTCATGGGATGAAGGGAAGctttgggaggtgatgactgcttgcgtgatcatgcacaacatgatcgtcaAGGACGAGCGTGATGAGAGTATCTTCGACCAAGGATTTGATTATCAAGGTGAAAATATTGAGCCCCTGCACCAAGACCCGGCCACATTTGAACAGTTTGCCCAATTCCACCGTGAGATGCGTGATTGGCACACTCATGTGAATGTTTAAAATGACTTGGTTGAGCACGTGTGGGATCAcattggcaaccaatagatgtatttGTCCATTTTATGTTCAGTTAAGACAATTTCGATTtggttgtaaaactattttattaaagacaatttcaattgggttgtaaaactattttaaTTTTCAGACAAAAATTTGGGTTCAAAACTAGTTTTAATATAAATTTGGGCATTTCTTGATCTTGACGGACATGATGGGGCAAAAGGATGCGGCAGCGCGCtggcgcacggccaccgcatcccaggacaggcccggacacgaccccaaatccctatccaaaaagacaaaaataaaacAAAACGGATGTCCGTTGTTTGGGGtcgggtcgcgcggtggagttggcctcaGCCAACGGGCTCATCCGAACGTCGCATTCCAGTTTCCAAAAAACAAATGTAAACGCGGCCGACGCGCGGAGCGAATATACCCACCAGGCCAGCACCTCCCGTCCGGCTCGTGTCTCGGCTCCGCGAGCAGGTCGGCCGCGCGAGGGATATGGAGATGGCACCGCACCGTATCGCCCGGGAGCATATCCCCCTCCCGTTTCGCTCTCACCGAGCTCCTCTTATCCCCCCTCTCGCTCTCTCCCGCCTCCCCGCGCCACCACCACCCTCCACTCCGCTCGACCGCTGCCAGCAACCATGGCCACCCCCTCCCGCCCGGCGCTCCCTccccacctccgcctcctcaccCCGCGCCagctcccgcccctccgcccgCCCCGACGCCGCGGCGCGCGCAGCCGCGTCCTCTCCTCGCTCCCCTCCCCGTCCCCCTCCCCGCCCTCGCAGCAGCGCGTCTCCACCGCCTCGCTCGAGCACGGGCCCGGCCCCGGCCCCTCCGCTGCCGAGCAGCAGCCGCGCCTCGCCGCGGAGGTGGCGCGGCTCTCCGCGGCCCGCGCGCGCCTCCGAGCGGCGCGCTCCCTCGGCGACAAGCTCCGCGCGCTCGACGCCGAGCCCCGCGTCGCGGCCTTCTTCGGCGACGCGTCCAGCCGCGGGGTCCTGGGCGGCCTCCGGCCCCGGGAGGCGTACCTGCTCAAATGCCTCGTCGCGGCCGGCCAGGACCACGTGCTCGGCGCGGAGCTCGGCTGGGCCGGCGGCAGCCACGAGCGCCACCGCAATGGGGGCGGTGGCGGGAGCGCGCTGAGGGAGGCGCTGTACAGCCTGGCCGATCTGGTCGGGAGGTGGagcgaggagggggcggcggAGGACGAGGCTGGGAGCGGGGAGACGGAGCTGCTGCTCGGACGGCTGCTCAAGTTTCTCGGAGACATCGAGGAGTTCTACGACTGCGTTGGAGGCATCATCGGGTGAGTGAGCATCGCCTCTTTGTCTGCACCGCTAGAGCCAGCCTAGAGAGTTGGAGACTCGGTACACGGCCGGCCGAGCTGCATGCAAGTGCTGCCAAATATGGCCCTCGCTTAAATTTGAAGCTACCACTACTAACTGCCGACTGGCAAGTAAGCTGATCGCCAGTTTGCCATAACTTGACTGTCCTCTGGTCTTCGTAGTTAAAACTTCCATTATTTGAACCATTCCAACTAGCTTTGATCTTCGCATTTCAAATAGTATTACTGATATATATTGCTCTGCTCCAGCTACCAAATTATGGCGTTGGAGCTGCTCTCGGTCTCCAAGTCCAAGGACAGCAAGCACCGGCATAGCAAAGACAAGTTTGTCGACTTCCATGTTCCCACTGGACTTAATCTACTGGAGGATACAGAATATGCATCTCAAGCTGCCATGTGGGGAATCGAGGTTATTCCGTATGCCACATTAACTAAGATTTGTGACAGAAAACATTGACATTGTTGTTTAATAATGTCATTCCCACTTACCTAAGATCTATTTATGCCAACGACATTTATCTGCTCAAGGGTACGTACTGAAATATGATCATTTCTAGGGTTTGCCAGAACTTGGTGAAATTTATCCGATTGGTGGTGCCGGTGACCGTCTTGGTTTAGTGGACTCAGATACCGGTGATTCCCTTCCTGCCGCATTGCTTCCTTACTGTGGAAGATCTCTATTGGAAGGACTGATGCGAGATCTGCAGGTACTCGTATTTTGTATATGAAAACTCTTCTTTAGATACAATTTTATTACCCAAGGAATAGCTTAAAATAGTGCAATTAAGTGCCATTGACACCCAGTAATATCGTGTATGTGCCATATCATGTGAAGCTTCTTTGTTTGACAGGCTAGAGAGTTTCTCCATTTCAAGATCTTTGGGAAACAATGTATAACCCCTGTGGCGGTCATGACAAGCTCTGTGAAGAATAACCATGAACATATAGTTGCCATCTGTGAAAGACTTGAATGGTTTGGTAGAGGCCGTGAGAACTTCCGCTTGTTTGAACAGGTATATAATTGGAGACTTCTAGTAATGTCTATTCGTTTGTGTGCATTTCTATTAGTACAATCGTCAGTTACACACTCTGCCCAGAACTTCTGTAGAGTTCTAACTAAATTGCATCGTGGCTTTTCTAGCCTTTGGTACCTGTAGTAAATGCTGAAGATGGCAAATGGTTAATCAGCGAATCACTTCTCCCTGTGGGTAAACCCGGTGGTCATGGCGCTATTTGGAAACTTGCTTGCGATCGAGGTGTATTTGAATGGCTTTATTGTCATGGCAGAAAAGGTGCAACTGTTCGTCAAGTCAGGTTATCTGAACTATGCATCTGTTTTTTATCTGTTTTCTAAAGAATTATTTGGAAGGGGGGAATGACTTTCAACTTCTTTTGCTATTTTCAGCAATGTTGTTGCTGCAACGGATTTGACGCTGATGGCGTTGGCCGGAATAGGCCTGCGACACAATAAGGTAAGAAAAATGAGGATTTCTCTAGCTCACATTAATTACTAATATTAACCTCCACTATGCTATCTATTTTGCACCTCCGGATTCTTGTACTATGCATTTTTTTTATCTTTACATATTCTGACATATGGCATATCATACCTCAGAAATTAGGTTTTGCATCTTGTGAGCGAAGACCAGGTGCTACTGAAGGGGTGAATGTTCTTATTGAAAAACAAAACTTTGATGGGCTCTGGGAATATGGTATCACTTGCATTGAGTACACTGAATTTGAAAAATACGGCATATCAGAACCTACAGCAACGAATGACAGGTAATGCACATATTATCCCAAAGTGCACACCCCATTTGGAATACAAAAAGGGCCCCAATTGAATACCTTCATTCTACTCTTGATGCTTTAACCATTCCCTCCAGTTTTTGTGTGCTACTGTATATGCTCTTCATGGTGAATTTGATATTGTACGTAGAAGTGTAAGCTATACTCTTTTGTTCTTAGCTACAAAAGTTAGTTTTTATATGTATCCTATGAAGTTGTCACCGAGATTGACACTTACTAGTAAAAAGGATTCAGAAAAATATGAGTAGCCAGGTTATGTTACCTTGAATTCTGAAAAGTATAAATGCACGTCTTTGCATTCTTGTATATACGTTTACATCAAGTTACAATCGCAAGATGGCAATCATTTGTTAGCACCATAGTGATGTTGATCCAGCTGCATATGCTGTAGCTTCAAACACTTTGCTTTCTCAGCTTCATTTTTTGCGAAGGATGTGTTTCCCAGTTTTTTCGGTTTGGTTGGATGCAGTGATGTTTCTTGCCACTAAGATTCTGTCCTTTTGTGGGCATCAATATCTATCTTCCTCAAATCATCTAGGCTTTTGTTAATTTAGTTTGCAGGCTAGCTATCCAGCAAATACAAACATTCTATATGTTGACCTGCAAGCAGCGCAGGAAGTTGGATCACGCAAAAATGCTAGCTGCTTACCAGGAATCGTGCTAAATTTGAAGAAGGCAGTATCATATGTGGATCATCTGGGCTTTGAGTGTAGGTACTTGCTTTCCAGTAAATCCCCTACACACTTCTGGCCTTTCTGTATTCCTAGTGTTGAGTTCTCTACACTTGTAATCTTATCACTTGGGCTTATAATGCGAAACATATTATTAATAGCACAAAGATTTCAGTGGGTGGGCTAATACTTCTTAATATATTTGCTATCATTTATGTATTAAAGGCGTGCCTGGTTATGTCGCATAAATGCATTGCATATTGCTTGGTAGCTGGTGTGGGAACGGCGACAATAATTTTATGACTGCAGCTAAGGTAGCGACAGTTAATTCATGGAAAATTGCAAAAGGCCCCTGCACACGCAAAAAAGTTAATTTTGGCCCTTTGAGTCCATGCAAATACATAACCGCAGTGGGGACTGGGGGGAAATCGAAATATATACCTGTTAAAATTAACTGATTTATTATGATTCACTAACTTATTTCTGCTACGGCATTTTTACTATGTGACAGCGCTGCGGGTGGCAGGCTAGAGTGCACAATGCAAAACATAGCAGATAATTTTATGAACACATATAGCTACAGGTGCAGCAAAGGAATAGAAAGTATGTAAGTAGTTTCATATTTGCTTCCCATCCATTCATGTCTGTATCCAACTACCTCTCTTTTTGCGTCTCGGGTTTTAGCAATTTCATATTTAACAGGCAAGCTCGACACGTTCATTGTGTACAATGAAAGGAAAAAAGTCACTTCATCAGCTAAAAGGAAGCTGAAATCAGAAGACAGATCATTGCACCAGGTTAATATCACGCTACACAATCCAATGGATTCTCATGTTGCTGCATGCAAATTGTGAAATTCTAAACTTTTATCTAACTTGGCGTACCTTCGAAAACCTAAAGGTTTTTAATTGAGGTTACCACTTTGCAACTCTCAT
Coding sequences within it:
- the LOC125521303 gene encoding UTP--glucose-1-phosphate uridylyltransferase 3, chloroplastic-like, producing MATPSRPALPPHLRLLTPRQLPPLRPPRRRGARSRVLSSLPSPSPSPPSQQRVSTASLEHGPGPGPSAAEQQPRLAAEVARLSAARARLRAARSLGDKLRALDAEPRVAAFFGDASSRGVLGGLRPREAYLLKCLVAAGQDHVLGAELGWAGGSHERHRNGGGGGSALREALYSLADLVGRWSEEGAAEDEAGSGETELLLGRLLKFLGDIEEFYDCVGGIIGYQIMALELLSVSKSKDSKHRHSKDKFVDFHVPTGLNLLEDTEYASQAAMWGIEGLPELGEIYPIGGAGDRLGLVDSDTGDSLPAALLPYCGRSLLEGLMRDLQAREFLHFKIFGKQCITPVAVMTSSVKNNHEHIVAICERLEWFGRGRENFRLFEQPLVPVVNAEDGKWLISESLLPVGKPGGHGAIWKLACDRGVFEWLYCHGRKGATVRQVSNVVAATDLTLMALAGIGLRHNKKLGFASCERRPGATEGVNVLIEKQNFDGLWEYGITCIEYTEFEKYGISEPTATNDSLQASYPANTNILYVDLQAAQEVGSRKNASCLPGIVLNLKKAVSYVDHLGFECSAAGGRLECTMQNIADNFMNTYSYRCSKGIESKLDTFIVYNERKKVTSSAKRKLKSEDRSLHQTPEGSLLDIMRNAHDLLSSCSIEVPEVKDNNEYLHSGLPFIIFLHPALGPFWDIIKQKFIGGSISKGSELQIEVAEFLWQDVELDGSLIILADNIMGSTKRNTDGEQILHYGARCGRCKLQNVKIVNEGISWDSPINVYWKHHVERSESLKIILHGNAEFEAKDILLKGNHMFEVPDGHRMCIIQDEAGFVVKLDPISKEMMDSGTWYWEYTVDGAHVKLNMVDL